A genomic window from Phoenix dactylifera cultivar Barhee BC4 unplaced genomic scaffold, palm_55x_up_171113_PBpolish2nd_filt_p 000312F, whole genome shotgun sequence includes:
- the LOC120105574 gene encoding cytochrome P450 704C1-like, translating into MQYLHAALTETLRIYPAVPEDPKICFSDDTLPGGFDVKKGDMVCFLPYSMGRMKVLLGVDAEVFRPERWLDENGVSDLRNPSSSLPFRLAQA; encoded by the exons ATGCAGTATCTCCATGCAGCTCTGACTGAGACACTGAGGATATATCCTGCTGTCCCTGAG GACCCAAAGATTTGTTTCTCTGATGACACTCTGCCGGGTGGATTCGATGTAAAGAAAGGGGACATGGTATGCTTTCTACCTTATTCGATGGGGAGAATGAAAGTCCTGTTGGGAGTGGATGCAGAAGTTTTCCGTCCGGAGAGATGGCTCGATGAAAATGGGGTTTCCGACCTGAGAAACCCTTCAAGTTCACTGCCTTTCAG GCTTGCTCAAGCTTGA